A genomic segment from Nicotiana sylvestris chromosome 1, ASM39365v2, whole genome shotgun sequence encodes:
- the LOC104229130 gene encoding uncharacterized protein, giving the protein MDPQPYEQQQHTIPPKPPDIDQSMIKSSFKDMLTTSNPLLFTNIENHQDIDLLMMDSEDQVVDQSILTTSKGIKFITLSDEEKVRIYEPWKNSIIVKLVGKRMLHHYLKRKIQELWKPTEDFQLIDLGVDYYIIKFKKKENMDKVMHQGPWFINGHFLSITRWKPNFVSTQEKVTNSAVWIRLPQLPTEFYDGKILEKIVNAIGRLLKIDVCTSTSLRGHYERLCVKLPLKAPVQPFIYVDHHKQAIHYEGENFLCENCGQLGYIAQKCSFIIQKNRDRNNEDTSKELSTITNDRKKEQWTTISFSKGGHC; this is encoded by the coding sequence ATGGATCCCCAACCCTatgaacaacaacaacacacAATACCTCCTAAACCCCCAGATATTGATCAAAGCATGATCAAATCTAGCTTCAAAGATATGCTTACCACTTCGAACCCTTTACTCTTCACCAATATTGAAAATCATCAAGATATAGACCTCCTAATGATGGACTCAGAAGATCAAGTAGTTGATCAATCAATCTTAACGACCTCAAAGGGTATCAAATTCATAACACTCTCTGATGAGGAGAAGGTACGAATCTATGAGCCATGGAAAAATTCCATCATAGTAAAGCTAGTGGGCAAGCGTATGTTACACCACTATCTAAAGAGAAAAATTCAAGAACTATGGAAACCAACTGAAGATTTCCAGTTGATTGACCTTGGAGTAGATTACTACATAATCAAattcaagaaaaaggaaaatatggACAAGGTAATGCATCAAGGCCCTTGGTTCATTAACGGACATTTCCTCTCTATTACTAGATGGAAACCAAACTTTGTTTCCACTCAAGAGAAAGTCACAAACTCTGCAGTATGGATTAGACTTCCTCAATTACCTACAGAATTTTACGATGGCAAAATTCTGGAAAAAATTGTTAATGCAATTGGCCGGCTCCTAAAAATTGATGTTTGCACATCAACAAGTCTGAGAGGTCATTATGAAAGATTATGTGTGAAATTACCATTGAAAGCTCCAGTTCAACCGTTCATCTATGTTGACCACCACAAACAAGCAATACACTACGAAGGTGAAAATTTTCTTTGTGAAAACTGTGGACAATTGGGGTACATAGCACAAAAATGCTCCTTTATTATTCAGAAAAATAGAGATAGAAATAATGAAGATACAAGCAAGGAATTATCAACAATTACAAATGATAGGAAAAAAGAACAATGGACAACAATTTCTTTTTCCAAAGGAGGACATTGTTAA